A single Cannabis sativa cultivar Pink pepper isolate KNU-18-1 chromosome 7, ASM2916894v1, whole genome shotgun sequence DNA region contains:
- the LOC133029285 gene encoding uncharacterized protein LOC133029285 isoform X2, whose translation MEFIGREESDDDFDDVPFSKFNVDRVGSSGVQKEFTGGFDVDGVMRKMKEFISRQKKTDESIEVLNNVLEGRFKELQLSLQSYIDSKISEGLVFFMELKFNELKEAIENAKISKDGNDSPDESDGKNDDLNDVEVFDVKSQDAIETVGLDENIQYTQVVDDHGLFKDVVKKSKEDEDDGGDDQASLFIF comes from the exons ATGGAGTTTATTGGCCGAGAAGAGTCAGATGATGACTTTGATGATGTTCCATTCTCAAAGTTTAATGTTGATAGAGTTGGATCTTCTGGTGTACAGAAGGAGTTTACTGGTGGGTTTGATGTCGATGGTGTGATGCGTAAGATGAAGGAGTTTATTTCTAGGCAAAAGAAGACTGATGAGTCTATTGAAGTATTGAATAATGTGTTGGAGGGTAGATTCAAGGAGTTGCAGTTAAGTCTTCAGTCGTATATTGACTCAAAGATCAGTGAAGGCTTGGTTTTTTTTATGGAATTGAAGTTTAATGAGTTGAAGGAAGCTATTGAAAATGCAAAAATTTCTAAAGATGGAAATGATAGTCCTGATGAGAGCGATGGCAAG AATGATGATTTAAATGATGTTGAAGTTTTTGATGTGAAAAGTCAAGATGCAATTGAAACTGTTGGACTCGATGAGAATATCCAATATACTCAG GTTGTTGATGATCATGGCCTATTTAAGGATGTTGTTAAAAAATCTAAGGAGGATGAAGATGATGGTGGTGATGACCAggcaagtttatttattttttag
- the LOC133029285 gene encoding uncharacterized protein LOC133029285 isoform X1 → MEFIGREESDDDFDDVPFSKFNVDRVGSSGVQKEFTGGFDVDGVMRKMKEFISRQKKTDESIEVLNNVLEGRFKELQLSLQSYIDSKISEGLVFFMELKFNELKEAIENAKISKDGNDSPDESDGKNDDLNDVEVFDVKSQDAIETVGLDENIQYTQVFNDDAPSFDIMSFISSKPDWFTEEKKNTDKLNDEEQVVDDHGLFKDVVKKSKEDEDDGGDDQASLFIF, encoded by the exons ATGGAGTTTATTGGCCGAGAAGAGTCAGATGATGACTTTGATGATGTTCCATTCTCAAAGTTTAATGTTGATAGAGTTGGATCTTCTGGTGTACAGAAGGAGTTTACTGGTGGGTTTGATGTCGATGGTGTGATGCGTAAGATGAAGGAGTTTATTTCTAGGCAAAAGAAGACTGATGAGTCTATTGAAGTATTGAATAATGTGTTGGAGGGTAGATTCAAGGAGTTGCAGTTAAGTCTTCAGTCGTATATTGACTCAAAGATCAGTGAAGGCTTGGTTTTTTTTATGGAATTGAAGTTTAATGAGTTGAAGGAAGCTATTGAAAATGCAAAAATTTCTAAAGATGGAAATGATAGTCCTGATGAGAGCGATGGCAAG AATGATGATTTAAATGATGTTGAAGTTTTTGATGTGAAAAGTCAAGATGCAATTGAAACTGTTGGACTCGATGAGAATATCCAATATACTCAG gtTTTTAATGATGATGCTCCTTCATTTGATATTATGAGTTTTATTTCTAGTAAACCTGATTGGTTTactgaagaaaaaaagaatactGATAAATTGAATGATGAAGAACAGGTTGTTGATGATCATGGCCTATTTAAGGATGTTGTTAAAAAATCTAAGGAGGATGAAGATGATGGTGGTGATGACCAggcaagtttatttattttttag
- the LOC115696265 gene encoding agamous-like MADS-box protein AGL80, giving the protein MTRKKVKLAYINNDSSRKATYKKRKKGLIKKVSELSTLCGVDACAIIYNPYDTQPEVYPSPAGVHRIVKKLKKMPEVEQSKKMMNQEVFLKQKIGKVSEQVKKLKKENRDKEMNRLLYGNLSGKMNLQGLTVTDLNDLTWLIDQNLKDIKKRMEKIAKDTKSARMAAAAAAAMHPLMNGKVNVNVTASATAFVADNNGRSNNNNNPVNFGGKDVIFPLGNNNNMNFN; this is encoded by the coding sequence ATGACAAGAAAGAAGGTGAAGTTGGCTTACATCAACAATGACTCGTCTCGAAAAGCCACttataagaagagaaagaaaggcCTGATAAAGAAGGTGAGCGAGCTGAGTACACTGTGTGGCGTAGATGCATGTGCAATCATTTACAACCCGTACGACACTCAGCCTGAGGTGTACCCATCTCCAGCAGGAGTACATCGTATAGTGAAAAAGCTCAAAAAGATGCCTGAGGTCGAGCAGAGCAAGAAGATGATGAACCAAGAAGTTTTCTTAAAGCAGAAGATTGGCAAGGTGAGCGAGCAGGTGAAAAAGTTGAAGAAAGAGAATCGTGACAAAGAGATGAATCGACTCTTGTATGGCAATCTCTCTGGTAAGATGAACCTTCAAGGCTTGACTGTCACTGATTTGAATGATCTCACTTGGCTTATTGACCAGAATTTGAAGGATATTAAAAAGAGAATGGAAAAAATCGCTAAGGATACCAAGTCTGCTCGAATGGCCGCAGCTGCTGCAGCTGCAATGCATCCACTTATGAATGGAAAAGTGAATGTTAATGTGACTGCTTCTGCTACTGCGTTTGTGGCGGATAACAATGGCcgcagtaataataataataatccagTGAATTTTGGAGGAAAAGATGTGATTTTTCCATtgggaaacaacaacaacatgaaCTTTAACTAA
- the LOC115697958 gene encoding bifunctional monothiol glutaredoxin-S16, chloroplastic — MATVNHLSSIHTSTTPSLRLFSPHSSRNNPNLSFYTQPKPFCFTFPSISLNPATKPRPRASLIALALKTLSDTEIVAVPEDSDQVTGKFPSDTGVYAVYDGNGDLQFVGLSRNIAASVLAHRKSVPELCHSVKVGVVDEPDRESLTQAWKSWMEEHIKTTGKVPPGNESGNATWARQAPKKKADLRLTPGRHVQLTVPLEDLIDRLVKENKVVAFIKGSRSAPLCGFSQRVVGILENQGVDYESVDVLDDEHNPGLRETLKSYSNWPTFPQIFVNGELIGGCDILSSMYEKGDLSDLFKK; from the exons ATGGCGACAGTGAACCACCTCTCTTCAATTCACACTTCGACCACGCCTTCTCTTCGCCTATTTTCTCCTCATTCTTCAAGAAATAACCCTAACCTCTCATTCTATACACAACCCAAACCCTTCTGCTTCACCTTCCCATCCATTTCTCTGAACCCTGCCACCAAACCCAGACCCCGGGCTTCGCTCATCGCCTTGGCTCTCAAGACTCTTTCCGACACGGAGATAGTCGCCGTCCCGGAGGATTCCGATCAAGTTACCGGGAAATTCCCCTCCGATACCGGCGTTTATGCCGTTTATGACGGTAACGGCGACCTTCAATTCGTCGGTCTATCGAGGAATATAGCGGCGAGTGTTCTTGCTCATCGGAAATCTGTCCCGGAGCTCTGCCACTCTGTCAAG GTTGGCGTTGTGGATGAACCAGATAGGGAATCTCTAACCCAAGCTTGGAAATCATGGATGGAGGAGCACATCAAAACCACTGGAAAGGTACCTCCAGGCAATGAATCCGGTAATGCCACTTGGGCTCGTCAAGCCCCAAAGAAGAAGGCTGATCTACGGCTAACACCAGGCCGCCATGTTCAATTGACAGTCCCGCTAGAGGACCTCATCGATCGGTTGGTAAAGGAGAACAAAGTGGTGGCTTTTATTAAAGGTTCAAGAAGTGCACCACTTTGTGGATTCTCACAGAGAGTTGTTGGCATCCTTGAAAATCAAGGTGTGGATTACGAGAGCGTCGATGTACTTGACGATGAACATAATCCCGGATTAAGGGAGACACTAAAAAGTTACAGTAACTGGCCTACATTCCCTCAGATCTTTGTTAATGGTGAATTGATTGGGGGTTGTGATATTCTGAGCTCAATGTATGAAAAGGGTGACCTATCTGATTTGTTCAAGAAGTAG
- the LOC115697357 gene encoding phosphoinositide phosphatase SAC8, with amino-acid sequence MEEVVEMESESNDGGGGARSFKLYDKLELQEFHHKFVIKSLQSPTRGFSISRLDGNIEPLDADSCSSRPSKISTIYGVVGTIRLLAGTYIIVITSQKEVGHFLGFPVFRVMSMKFLSCNEALKQSNSQEKKDEAYFLSLLKTVESTPGLYYSYETDVTLNLQRRWKLAEGWAAKPIWKQADPRFVWNKNLLDELIEHKLDEFIIPIIQGSFQTAQLKLKESPVTLTLISRRCTRRLGTRMWRRGANLEGDVANFIETEQLVETNGLSSSFMQIRGSIPLLWEQIVDLSYKPQLKIINHEQTSEVVERHFHDLTQRYGDTIALDLCDKKGPEGQLSAAYASEMEKLADVRYISFDFHNVCGNSNFDNLQVLFDQISEEFEKQGYFLMDAEGKILVEQKGIIRSNCIDCLDRTNVTQSYLAQKSLNLQLQKIGVLDSSDCISTFGEDYVKFKTCWAEQGDELSLEYAGTHALKGDLVRYGKQTLGGLIKDGMSALSRYYLNNFHDGIRQDAMDLVSGRYTINRNGPSPFQLNGFESLSYLPVASALLVGGLTLTSFTFQQAGRHAQQFMSSVLWAGVAAGVMAVVKANGRQFCSRPRLCGLL; translated from the exons ATGGAGGAGGTCGTTGAAATGGAAAGTGAATCGAATGATGGAGGAGGAGGTGCTAGGTCGTTCAAGCTCTACGACAAGTTGGAATTGCAGGAGTTTCACCACAAATTTGTTATCAAATCCCTACAATCTCCTACTCGAGGCTTCTCCATTAGTCGCCTTGACGGGAATATTGAGCCACTTGATG CTGATTCTTGTTCTTCAAGGCCGTCAAAAATTTCTACCATATATGGGGTTGTTGGGACAATTAGATTGTTGGCAG GAACGTATATTATCGTGATCACTTCTCAGAAGGAAGTTGGTCATTTTCTTGGCTTTCCAGTATTTAGGGTAATGTCTATGAAGTTTTTGTCCTGTAATGAGGCGTTGAAGCAATCTAATTCTCAAGAA AAAAAAGATGAGGCATACTTCTTGAGTCTCTTGAAAACAGTAGAATCAACTCCAGGGCTTTACTATTCTTACGAAACAGATGTAACGTTGAA CCTGCAGAGAAGATGGAAATTAGCTGAAGGTTGGGCGGCCAAACCCATTTGGAAGCAG GCTGATCCTCGATTTGTCTGGAACAAGAATCTTTTGGATGAACTTATTGAGCACAAG CTTGATGAATTCATCATTCCTATAATACAAGG AAGCTTCCAGACAGCACAGCTAAAACTTAAAGAGTCGCCTGTAACACTCACACTTATTTCTAGGCGGTGTACCAGGCGTTTAG GGACAAGAATGTGGAGAAGAGGAGCCAACCTTGAAGGAGATGTAGCTAATTTTATTGAAACTGAGCAATTGGTGGAAACTAATGGGCTGAGTTCTTCATTTATGCAG attCGAGGTTCAATACCCCTTCTTTGGGAACAAATTGTTGATTTGAGCTATAAACCACAACTGAAAATTATCAATCATGAACAGACG TCAGAAGTTGTGGAGCGCCATTTTCATGATCTCACCCAAAGATATGGAGATACAATAGCACTAGATCTATGTGACAAA AAAGGACCCGAAGGACAGCTAAGCGCTGCATATGCTTCCGAAATGGAAAAGCTGGCAGATGTGAG ATATATCTCGTTTGACTTTCACAATGTATGTGgaaactcaaactttgataaTCTACAAGTTCTGTTTGATCAAATTTCAGAGGAATTCGAAAAGCAAGG ATACTTCCTCATGGACGCAGAAGGAAAAATACTAGTGGAGCAGAAAGGGATTATTAGATCTAATTGCATTGATTGCCTTGATCGAACAAATGTTACTCAG AGTTATTTGGCCCAGAAGTCTTTAAATTTACAATTGCAGAAAATCGGAGTACTAGATTCTTCTGACTGCATTTCTACGTTTGGTGAAGATTATGTGAAGTTCAAAACAT GTTGGGCTGAGCAAGGGGATGAGTTAAGTCTTGAATATGCTGGGACTCATGCCTTGAAGGGGGACCTAGTTAG ATATGGAAAGCAAACTCTAGGAGGACTAATTAAAGATGGCATGAGTGCACTTTCAAGATATTACTTGAATAATTTCCATGATGGAATTCGGCAG GATGCAATGGATCTAGTCAGTGGACGGTACACTATTAACAGAAACGGTCCTTCACCCTTCCAGCTGAATGGTTTTGAATCATTGTCT TATCTCCCAGTTGCAT